The sequence CCGATTACATTAGTGTTGAAGAATTTATGCCTGACCGCATCAAAGTAAAATCTGCACTTAAGAAAAAAGAATATTATCCCGGTGATGAATTAAAAGCAGACATACGCGCAGATAATTTATATGGCACTCCGGCTTCTGAACGAAACTGGGAAGCTGAATTAAGTTTGAACAGATATTATTTTTCATCAAAAAAATTCCCTTCATATAACTTTGCTATTTATGGGGGTGAAAGTTATTTACCTGCAAAAACAACTGAAGGCACTACCGACGATAATGGTGAAGCGACCGCAGTATTTGATGTTCCATCTGAATATGTAAATCTTGGTATATTAAATGGCCGCATTTTGACAACGGTATTTGATGAATCAGGCAGACCGGTTTATGATGTACAGGATTTTAAAGTAATTACACAAAATGTATTACTTGGTATTGGGGATTTTGATTATTACATAAAAACAAAACAGGCAATTAAAATTCCGTTAGCTGCAGTTGATAAAGATGACAAATCAGTAAACACGGAAGCTGTTGTTGAAATAATTAAACATGAATACGAAACCATTATCGAAAAGAGTGGTCCGTATTATACTTACCGCTCCAATCAGGTAGAAAAATTGCAGAGCACACAAAATCTCACTATTAAAGGAGATGCAACTGCTGTGTGGTTTACACCGCAATTATCCGGTCAGTACGAAGTACGTGTAAAATTCCCAAATGCAACTACTTATGTAAGTCAGCACTTTTATGCTTACGGCTGGGGCAACACGCAAAGTAATTCATTTGAAGTTGACAATGAAGGCAATATTAATATCGTAGCAGATAAAGAAACTTACAAAACAGGTGAAGAAGCAAACATTTTATTTACTGCACCATTTAATGGTAAGTTATTGGTAACGGTTGAAAGAAATAAAGTGTATGAATATTATTATCTGGATACCGATAAAAAATCGGCGAGTTTAAAATTAAAAATGGATAATTTATATGTGCCGAATGTGTACATCACAGCAACTTTATTCCGACCTGCTGATGATAGTCAGATGCCACTTACCGTTGCACATGGTATTACCAATTTAAAAGTGGATAATCCGGTTAAAAAACTGGATGTAGTGGTTACACACGAACAAAATACACGCAGTAATAAAAAACAATCCATACAAATAAAAACGGCTCCAAATGCAGAGGTTACGGTAGCTGTGGTTGATGAGGGTATTTTGCAGATTAAAAACTTCAAAACCCCTGATCCATACGATTATTTTTATATGCAACATGCATTGGGTGTAATGAGTTACGATTTATATGCATATTTATATCCTGAAATTTATTTAAAGAAATTATTAAGTGGTGGTGATGGTGGAGACGCCGCAGCAAGGTTAAATCCGATGACAGCCAATCGTGTTAAATTAGTTTCATATTGGAGCGGCACCTTAAAAACAGATGCCTCCGGCAAAGCAAAATTTGATATTGATATTCCACAATTCAGTGGCGATTTACGTGTAATGGTTGTAGCCTATAAAAACGACATGTTTGGCAGCAGCGAAACCCACATGAAAGTTGCCGACCCAATTGTGGTAACAACCAGTCTCCCACGCTTTTTAAGTCCCGGCGACACAATTACAGTTCCGGTTACCTTAGCTAATACAACAGGTAAAAATGCATCCGGAAAAGTAACTATCAGCGCAGAGGGTCCGCTAAAAGTTGCGGGCAGTAACAACATATCATTCAGTGCATCCGCAAATAAAGAAGCGCGTGTTGAATTTAAAATGGTTGCTACCAATCAAACAGGAAATGCGAAAGTAAAAGTTAGTGTAAATGCGCTGAATGAAACATTTAGCGATAATATTGAAATTGGTGTGCGTCCACCGGCATCATTACAAAAATATACCGGCTCCGGTGCAATTGATGGAAATAAATCGCAAACACTTTCACTTACCAATAATTTTGTGAACGATGGTGCCAAAGCAAAATTAATTGTCAGTCGCTCCCCTATTGTTCAATTCGCAGATGATTTGGATTATTTAGTAACCTATCCGCATGGTTGTGTTGAACAAATTACTTCATCTGTATTCCCGCAAATTTATTACGGCGATTTAGTGAAGGATATTTATGGCAAAGAAAACAAGGACATTAATCCGTCATATAATGTTCAGGAAGGTATCAGAATACTGGAAAGTATGCAGATGTATAATGGCGCATTAATGTATTGGCCGGGACAAGGTTATGAAAGCTGGTGGGGAACCATTTATGCGACACATTTTATGTTGGAAGCTAAAAAAGCAGGATTTGATGTGGATGATAAAGTGGTGAATAAATCGCTCGGTTATTTGAAAAACATGTTGAAGCAAAAGAAAACTTTTGTGTATTACTACAATGGCAATTTGAGTAAAGAAATGGCTTCGAAAGAAGTATTTTATTCCATGTATGTATTGGCACTGGCAGGCAAAGCGGAAGTTTCAACCATGAACTATTATAAAGCGAATTTAAGTGTGGTACCGCTTGATGGTAAATATTTATTGGCCATGAGTTATTTATTGGCAGGTGATAAAAAAAGTTTTGAAAAATTATTGCCATCTGAATTTACCGGCGAAGAGTCGAAGCAGGTGTTTGGTGGTAGTTTCTACTCGCCTATCCGCGACCGTGCAATTGCATTAAACTGTTTGCTGGAAACTGATCCGGATAATCAGCAGGTTGGCAGACTTGCACAACAATTATCCGAAATGATGAAAAATCAGTATTATTTAAATACACAGGAACGTTCATTTGCGTTTCTGGCATTTGGAAAACTGGCAAGGCAAACAAAAGATGCCACTGTAACTGCATCTATTACTGCAAACGGAAAAGAAATTGGAAAATTCTCAGGTAAAAATTTAGTGTTGGATGATAAATCAATGATTAATGCTAAAGTTGATATCACCACAAGCGGAACAGGAAAATTATACTATTTCTGGGTTACAAAAGGCGTTACAGCTGATGGTTCGTTTAAGCAGGAAGATAATTATTTACGTGTCCGCAAAACATTTTACGACCGTTGGGGCCGACAAATTGATTTGAAAAATGTAAAACAAAACGATTTGATTGTTGTAAAAATTTCGCTTGTAAGTGCTACCGGAACCTATGTGGAAAATGTGGTAATCACCGATATTTTACCTGCCGGTTTTGAAATTGAAAACGACCGTTTGCGAGCAACTTCCAGTTTAAATTGGATAACCGATCAATCATCGGCTCAATACGAGGATATTCGCGACGACCGCATTAATTTATACACCTATGCGAGTGCAAACAGTGCGAATTATTATTATACGGTAAGGGCTGTGTCACCGGGCGTTTACAAAATGGGACCTGTAATGGCAGATGCAATGTATAATGAGGAATACCACAGTTATAATGGCGCAGGTATTGTGAAAATTTCACGATAAGTTTTTAACTTAGCAGTAATGAAACGATTTTCCCTAATCGCATTACTGCTAAGTTATATCCTCATTCTTGCTTTTTTAACCTATTACCCAAAATTTACCAAGCAAGGGTCAGAAGCTACTATTTCTTACGATGTGGCAGGTTATTATTTATATCTGCCAGCAATATTTATATATCACGATGTGCATCATCTTGCTTTTCAGGAAGCGATGAATGAAAAATATAAATATACACCCGGTGCCTATCAAGGTGTTTTATTGCCTAATGGAAACTATACCATGAAATATCCTATAGGTGCATCCATTTTGTACGCACCCTGGTTTTTTATAGCACATACCTGGGCCAATGTTGCCGGTTTAAATGCGGATGGATTTTCCAAACCCTATCAAATCATGTTAAGCCTTGGTTGCTTGTTTTATGCATTTTTAGGCTTATGGGTATTGCGAAAAATATTACTGCGCTATTTTTCTGAAACTGCAACAGGCCTTACAATATTAGCATTGGTTTTCGCAACGAATTATCTTAATTACAGCGCCATCGATAATGCGATGACGCATAATTTAGTTTTTACCGTATTTACCTGTGTCATCTGGTTTACGATTAAATATTATGAAAATCCCAAAATAAAATTTGCAATCATTCTTGGCATATTATGTGGTTTGGCAGCACTTATTCGCCCAACGGATATTCTCATAATACTTATTCCGCTTTTATGGGGTGTTAAACAAACCGGAGATATAAAATCGAGAATTTTATTTTTGCTCCGTCAACGTAAACAAACCATTATGTTTATTTTAATGGTAGCACTTGTCGGTTCTATTCAATTACTCTATTGGA comes from Bacteroidota bacterium and encodes:
- a CDS encoding alpha-2-macroglobulin family protein, with the protein product MRAPAIWLSILILGLTSCNSDRNLIAIDSTNFEDEISVTQNLEFTLNQHLFNDTLFDKWVDAELLTIEPKVAGKFKIVSSDKITFSPTSGFAESEKYSVSVSESVYDYTDIRLAVKKSPMYFNTALLDLKTANLYWTKDDASGEILLNADLLFNATVDAAKLSKLLTVKSNGETKSVRVNTTQTAKTISVAIHNIDPKTDDRKLVFGVAKGIGSPGSVYVTDNVIRLEVEIPEIENLEIKDVTAEHNGILGTIHVITNQQIGNANVENLVTTQPPVSLNIEKSMNGLIISSESFLADQTYTIILSEQLFGVAGGKMVDKYEQSITFGELEPSISFTNTKGRYMGSKGSRNLGVRIVNIPKVKVEVIKIYENNILAFMRNGFSYEWYEEYDEESDYWDYFDYQDVNTELYGNVVYEKEYETAKLEKYNAASVLHLDFVDKLEKFNGIYVVKVSSLEKQWLTDAQVVSLSDIGLIAKATEDELVVFANAIQTAEPMSGVKVNFISSNNQKLYTATTDKNGVARFTGLKTNMPDFSVNLITAENGSDYNFLPFNQTIVSTSRFDVGGKRLNDSNMDGFLYPERDLYRPGETMHIAGIIRTYDWQILPRIPVKIKILSPSGKEFKSVKKTLTEQGGFETAIELPRTAITGTYTVELYTSNDVLLTTDYISVEEFMPDRIKVKSALKKKEYYPGDELKADIRADNLYGTPASERNWEAELSLNRYYFSSKKFPSYNFAIYGGESYLPAKTTEGTTDDNGEATAVFDVPSEYVNLGILNGRILTTVFDESGRPVYDVQDFKVITQNVLLGIGDFDYYIKTKQAIKIPLAAVDKDDKSVNTEAVVEIIKHEYETIIEKSGPYYTYRSNQVEKLQSTQNLTIKGDATAVWFTPQLSGQYEVRVKFPNATTYVSQHFYAYGWGNTQSNSFEVDNEGNINIVADKETYKTGEEANILFTAPFNGKLLVTVERNKVYEYYYLDTDKKSASLKLKMDNLYVPNVYITATLFRPADDSQMPLTVAHGITNLKVDNPVKKLDVVVTHEQNTRSNKKQSIQIKTAPNAEVTVAVVDEGILQIKNFKTPDPYDYFYMQHALGVMSYDLYAYLYPEIYLKKLLSGGDGGDAAARLNPMTANRVKLVSYWSGTLKTDASGKAKFDIDIPQFSGDLRVMVVAYKNDMFGSSETHMKVADPIVVTTSLPRFLSPGDTITVPVTLANTTGKNASGKVTISAEGPLKVAGSNNISFSASANKEARVEFKMVATNQTGNAKVKVSVNALNETFSDNIEIGVRPPASLQKYTGSGAIDGNKSQTLSLTNNFVNDGAKAKLIVSRSPIVQFADDLDYLVTYPHGCVEQITSSVFPQIYYGDLVKDIYGKENKDINPSYNVQEGIRILESMQMYNGALMYWPGQGYESWWGTIYATHFMLEAKKAGFDVDDKVVNKSLGYLKNMLKQKKTFVYYYNGNLSKEMASKEVFYSMYVLALAGKAEVSTMNYYKANLSVVPLDGKYLLAMSYLLAGDKKSFEKLLPSEFTGEESKQVFGGSFYSPIRDRAIALNCLLETDPDNQQVGRLAQQLSEMMKNQYYLNTQERSFAFLAFGKLARQTKDATVTASITANGKEIGKFSGKNLVLDDKSMINAKVDITTSGTGKLYYFWVTKGVTADGSFKQEDNYLRVRKTFYDRWGRQIDLKNVKQNDLIVVKISLVSATGTYVENVVITDILPAGFEIENDRLRATSSLNWITDQSSAQYEDIRDDRINLYTYASANSANYYYTVRAVSPGVYKMGPVMADAMYNEEYHSYNGAGIVKISR